One region of Scophthalmus maximus strain ysfricsl-2021 chromosome 15, ASM2237912v1, whole genome shotgun sequence genomic DNA includes:
- the ythdf2 gene encoding YTH domain-containing family protein 2 isoform X2 → MSASSLLEQRPKGQANKVQNGAVTQKDTLNDDEFEPYLNTQARQSNAYTAMSDSYMPSYYSPSIGFSYSLNEAAWSTGGDPPMPYLASYGQLSNGEPHYLPDAMFGQPGPLGSNPFLGQHGFNFFPSGIDFSAWGNNSSQGQSGTPQSSGYSSSYAYAPSSLGGAMIDGQSPFAPAANEPLNKAPGMNSLDQGMAGLKISSAAPGGNGDMAPKVVGSGMPGGGPLGPVSSVGPPIMPPVSIAPAKPASWADIASKPAKPQPKLKTKGGMAGANLPPPPIKHNMDIGTWDNKGTMPKAAAPQQIPPVPSNGQPPNQASPQLGATAAGNPQMPLSNGQLVPPGSQMGQHQLPPSGQPGMAQMPQPPLSQGPPPPNQQQQPSQPTRWVPPRNRANGFGDAGGGGTGQSPPTSSGVGVVPGVPSEPHPVLEKLRMVNNYNPKDFDWNPKQGRVFIIKSYSEDDIHRSIKYNIWCSTEHGNKRLDTAYRSLGGKGPLYLLFSVNGSGHFCGVAEMRSPVDYNTSAGVWSQDKWKGRFDVRWIFVKDVPNSQLRHIRLENNENKPVTNSRDTQEVPLDKARQVLKIIAGYKHTTSIFDDFSHYEKRQEEEECVKKVEVQGTEPYPSNPSNRTHYRLQERPGRVK, encoded by the exons ATGTCAGCCAGCAGCCTCCTTGAACAG AGACCGAAAGGCCAAGCTAATAAAG tgcAAAACGGAGCTGTGACACAAAAGGATACTTTGAATGACGATGAGTTTGAGCCTTACCTGAACACTCAGGCCCGACAG AGCAATGCCTATACGGCCATGTCGGACTCGTACATGCCCAGCTACTACAGCCCCTCCATAGGATTTTCCTACTCCCTGAATGAGGCAGCATGGTCCACAGGTGGAGACCCTCCTATGCCTTACCTGGCCTCCTATGGACAGCTGAGCAATGGGGAGCCCCACTACCTCCCGGACGCTATGTTTGGCCAGCCAGGCCCCCTGGGGAGCAACCCTTTCCTGGGCCAGCATGGCTTCAACTTCTTCCCCAGTGGTATCGACTTCTCGGCTTGGGGCAATAACAGCTCTCAGGGACAGTCGGGGACACCACAGAGCTCTGGCTACAGCAGCAGCTATGCCTATGCTCCCAGCTCCCTCGGGGGTGCCATGATAGATGGACAGTCCCCATTTGCACCTGCTGCCAACGAACCTCTCAACAAGGCACCTGGAATGAACAGCCTTGACCAGGGCATGGCGGGGCTAAAGATCAGCAGTGCTGCTCCTGGTGGTAATGGGGACATGGCTCCTAAGGTGGTTGGTTCTGGCATGCCTGGAGGGGGTCCCCTTGGCCCTGTATCATCTGTAGGACCTCCCATCATGCCTCCTGTCTCTATTGCCCCTGCCAAGCCCGCTTCCTGGGCCGACATTGCCAGCAAGCCAGCCAAGCCTCAACCCAAGCTGAAAACCAAGGGTGGTATGGCTGGTGCCAATTTGCCGCCTCCGCCCATTAAACACAACATGGACATCGGCACTTGGGACAACAAGGGTACCATGCCTAAAGCTGCCGCCCCTCAGCAGATACCCCCTGTTCCCAGCAATGGGCAGCCGCCCAATCAGGCTTCCCCACAGCTGGGCGCTACTGCTGCAGGGAACCCACAAATGCCCCTCAGCAATGGACAGCTAGTACCACCTGGTTCCCAGATGGGGCAACATCAGCTTCCACCCAGTGGGCAGCCAGGTATGGCTCAAATGCCCCAGCCTCCCCTCTCCCAGGGCCCTCCTCCCCCAAACCAACAGCAGCAACCTTCTCAGCCCACTCGTTGGGTCCCTCCACGGAACAGGGCCAATGGTTTTGGGGATGCTGGTGGGGGTGGTACAGGCCAGTCGCCTCCCACTTCTTCTGGCGTGGGTGTTGTTCCTGGGGTCCCCTCTGAGCCTCACCCGGTCTTAGAGAAGTTGCGTATGGTCAACAATTACAACCCCAAGGACTTTGACTGGAATCCCAAGCAGGGCCGGGTGTTTATCATCAAGAGCTACTCGGAGGACGACATCCACCGCTCCATAAAGTACAACATCTGGTGCAGCACGGAGCATGGCAACAAGAGGCTCGACACGGCCTACCGTTCACTGGGTGGCAAAGGGCCACTCTATCTTCTTTTCAGTGTCAATGGGAGCGGTCACTTCTGTGGCGTAGCAGAGATGCGCTCACCCGTGGACTACAACACTTCTGCTGGTGTTTGGTCACAGGACAAGTGGAAGGGTCGTTTTGATGTGCGCTGGATCTTTGTTAAGGACGTTCCCAACAGTCAGCTGAGGCACATTCGACTTGAGAACAACGAAAACAAGCCAGTGACCAACTCTCGGGACACGCAGGAGGTACCACTGGACAAAGCCAGGCAGGTGCTAAAGATCATCGCTGGGTATAAACACACCACTTCCATCTTCGATGACTTTTCTCACTACGAGAAGcgccaggaggaggaagagtgtgtgaAAAAG GTGGAGGTCCAGGGCACCGAGCCATATCCAAGCAACCCAAGCAACAGGACTCATTACAGGCTTCAG GAGCGCCCAGGACGAGTCAAGTAA
- the ythdf2 gene encoding YTH domain-containing family protein 2 isoform X1 — protein sequence MLARHRTALTLAPSVMLKGLLALVNVETLRIACGSRASASRLLRRTQDDTSSDMLSTGPRTNPATAAVRTTSRHRAVHLDPTRPSAEKPPEHARVHPSTGQIPSCDNKPRTTRPSAFNMRSICPQWVACGLWTHHSLRDCPVHFVFLLQNGAVTQKDTLNDDEFEPYLNTQARQSNAYTAMSDSYMPSYYSPSIGFSYSLNEAAWSTGGDPPMPYLASYGQLSNGEPHYLPDAMFGQPGPLGSNPFLGQHGFNFFPSGIDFSAWGNNSSQGQSGTPQSSGYSSSYAYAPSSLGGAMIDGQSPFAPAANEPLNKAPGMNSLDQGMAGLKISSAAPGGNGDMAPKVVGSGMPGGGPLGPVSSVGPPIMPPVSIAPAKPASWADIASKPAKPQPKLKTKGGMAGANLPPPPIKHNMDIGTWDNKGTMPKAAAPQQIPPVPSNGQPPNQASPQLGATAAGNPQMPLSNGQLVPPGSQMGQHQLPPSGQPGMAQMPQPPLSQGPPPPNQQQQPSQPTRWVPPRNRANGFGDAGGGGTGQSPPTSSGVGVVPGVPSEPHPVLEKLRMVNNYNPKDFDWNPKQGRVFIIKSYSEDDIHRSIKYNIWCSTEHGNKRLDTAYRSLGGKGPLYLLFSVNGSGHFCGVAEMRSPVDYNTSAGVWSQDKWKGRFDVRWIFVKDVPNSQLRHIRLENNENKPVTNSRDTQEVPLDKARQVLKIIAGYKHTTSIFDDFSHYEKRQEEEECVKKVEVQGTEPYPSNPSNRTHYRLQERPGRVK from the exons ATGCTAGCACGCCATCGCACTGCGCTAACGTTAGCCCCGTCCGTCATGTTGAAAGGACTGTTGGCGCTCGTTAACGTGGAGACGCTGCGCATCGCATGTGGCTCGCGTGCTAGCGCTAGCCGATTGCTGCGTCGAACCCAGGATGACACGTCTTCCGACATGCTTTCCACCGGGCCTCGCACAAACCCCGCCACCGCTGCTGTTCGGACAACATCGCGTCACCGGGCCGTGCACCTCGACCCCACTCGGCCGTCCGCTGAAAAGCCCCCCGAACACGCTCGTGTCCACCCCAGCACGGGACAGATCCCAAGTTGTGACAACAAACCGAGGACCACTCGTCCGTCTGCGTTCAACATGCGTTCAATCTGCCCCCAGTGGGTCGCTTGTGGTCTGTGGACCCATCATTCATTACGAGACTGTCCGGTGCATTTCGTTTTCCTCT tgcAAAACGGAGCTGTGACACAAAAGGATACTTTGAATGACGATGAGTTTGAGCCTTACCTGAACACTCAGGCCCGACAG AGCAATGCCTATACGGCCATGTCGGACTCGTACATGCCCAGCTACTACAGCCCCTCCATAGGATTTTCCTACTCCCTGAATGAGGCAGCATGGTCCACAGGTGGAGACCCTCCTATGCCTTACCTGGCCTCCTATGGACAGCTGAGCAATGGGGAGCCCCACTACCTCCCGGACGCTATGTTTGGCCAGCCAGGCCCCCTGGGGAGCAACCCTTTCCTGGGCCAGCATGGCTTCAACTTCTTCCCCAGTGGTATCGACTTCTCGGCTTGGGGCAATAACAGCTCTCAGGGACAGTCGGGGACACCACAGAGCTCTGGCTACAGCAGCAGCTATGCCTATGCTCCCAGCTCCCTCGGGGGTGCCATGATAGATGGACAGTCCCCATTTGCACCTGCTGCCAACGAACCTCTCAACAAGGCACCTGGAATGAACAGCCTTGACCAGGGCATGGCGGGGCTAAAGATCAGCAGTGCTGCTCCTGGTGGTAATGGGGACATGGCTCCTAAGGTGGTTGGTTCTGGCATGCCTGGAGGGGGTCCCCTTGGCCCTGTATCATCTGTAGGACCTCCCATCATGCCTCCTGTCTCTATTGCCCCTGCCAAGCCCGCTTCCTGGGCCGACATTGCCAGCAAGCCAGCCAAGCCTCAACCCAAGCTGAAAACCAAGGGTGGTATGGCTGGTGCCAATTTGCCGCCTCCGCCCATTAAACACAACATGGACATCGGCACTTGGGACAACAAGGGTACCATGCCTAAAGCTGCCGCCCCTCAGCAGATACCCCCTGTTCCCAGCAATGGGCAGCCGCCCAATCAGGCTTCCCCACAGCTGGGCGCTACTGCTGCAGGGAACCCACAAATGCCCCTCAGCAATGGACAGCTAGTACCACCTGGTTCCCAGATGGGGCAACATCAGCTTCCACCCAGTGGGCAGCCAGGTATGGCTCAAATGCCCCAGCCTCCCCTCTCCCAGGGCCCTCCTCCCCCAAACCAACAGCAGCAACCTTCTCAGCCCACTCGTTGGGTCCCTCCACGGAACAGGGCCAATGGTTTTGGGGATGCTGGTGGGGGTGGTACAGGCCAGTCGCCTCCCACTTCTTCTGGCGTGGGTGTTGTTCCTGGGGTCCCCTCTGAGCCTCACCCGGTCTTAGAGAAGTTGCGTATGGTCAACAATTACAACCCCAAGGACTTTGACTGGAATCCCAAGCAGGGCCGGGTGTTTATCATCAAGAGCTACTCGGAGGACGACATCCACCGCTCCATAAAGTACAACATCTGGTGCAGCACGGAGCATGGCAACAAGAGGCTCGACACGGCCTACCGTTCACTGGGTGGCAAAGGGCCACTCTATCTTCTTTTCAGTGTCAATGGGAGCGGTCACTTCTGTGGCGTAGCAGAGATGCGCTCACCCGTGGACTACAACACTTCTGCTGGTGTTTGGTCACAGGACAAGTGGAAGGGTCGTTTTGATGTGCGCTGGATCTTTGTTAAGGACGTTCCCAACAGTCAGCTGAGGCACATTCGACTTGAGAACAACGAAAACAAGCCAGTGACCAACTCTCGGGACACGCAGGAGGTACCACTGGACAAAGCCAGGCAGGTGCTAAAGATCATCGCTGGGTATAAACACACCACTTCCATCTTCGATGACTTTTCTCACTACGAGAAGcgccaggaggaggaagagtgtgtgaAAAAG GTGGAGGTCCAGGGCACCGAGCCATATCCAAGCAACCCAAGCAACAGGACTCATTACAGGCTTCAG GAGCGCCCAGGACGAGTCAAGTAA